A segment of the Flavobacterium azooxidireducens genome:
TAGGAGAAGCAAAACTAAAAAACTATAAACAATCCGGTATGCCGCAAACAGCTGCATCTTTAGGGATAGAATATAGAAATCCTAAATTCTGGTGGATTGGTGCAAACGCAAATTATTTAGATAATAATTATTTAGACATTGCTGCTTTAATGCGTACAGATAATTTTGTGTTAGATCCAGATAGCCCAATTGGTCTTTCTTTGCCTGATGCTTCTGAAGAAAACGTTAGAAAATATTTAAAACAAGAGCAATTTGAATCGGTAGTTTTAGTAAATTTGGTAGGCGGTAAATCTTGGAGAATCAACAATAAAACGTTTGGATTTTTTGCAAGTTTAAACAATGTATTCGATCAACGCTATAAAACAGGCGGTTTTGAACAAGGACGTAATGCTAGTTTTACAGAAGTTGACAGAGATCACCAAGGTCCTGCTCGTTCATTTGGTCCAAGATATTTCTATGGATTTGGACGTAATTACTTCTTAAACTTATATGTTAACTTTTAATTATTAAGAAAAGAAAAATGAAAAATTTATTAAAATTCACCTTTGTTCTTATTTCGCTTATCACCATTTCATGTGTAAGTGATGATGATTTTGCAATCCCAGAAATAACTGTTCCTGTTTATGTTGAAGACTTTCAAACAGCAACAAATAATGCTCCTGTTAGTTTTGAAGGCTGGTCAACACATGTTGAGGCTGGTAGTATAAATTGGACAGAAAAAACATTTAGCAGTAATGGAACTGTTAGATTTTCATCCTTTCAGTCTGGTGAACCTTCAAATATTGCTTGGTTAATATCTCCAAAATTTGAATTTGATTCTAACATTGGGAAAAGATTAATCTTTGAATCTGCACATAGTTTCTTAAGCAATCCTTCTAACACCTTTGATGTTTATATTTCTACCAATTATGACAGCAATGTAACTACGGCAACATGGACTCGTATTACTAGTAACTTTAGAATGCCTCAATCGAGTGATTCAAATTTTACATTCGTTTCTTCGGGTAATTTTGACTTGTCAGCAATTGAAGGACCTTTTAACATTGCTTTTAAAGCGGTGGGTAATACAAGTACTTTAACCGCTGGTTTTGAAGTTGACAATTTTATTATATATTAAAAAAAAGCTATGAAATCTATTTTAAAAAACATTTTTTATTCATTTCTTTTAGTCGGCCTTACTTTTGGCTGTGCTAATGATGACGATTACAGCACACCAATTTCTTCGTGTGTTGATGCAACAAACGGTCTTACCGCTAATGTAACGGCTACAGAATTATATGCTCTTGCTAGTTCATCTGCAACCCAATATGTTTCTGCAGAAGACGCCTATCTTGAAGCTTATATTACTTCTAGTGATGGCGGAGGAAACTTCTTTAAAACCATTTCAATGGAATCTGCAGATGGAAAAGGTTTTAGCGTTGCTGTTGACGTTTATAACACCTATACAAAAGGGTTTGAAGTTGGAAGAAAAGTATTTATTAAATTAAATAATTTATACTTTCAAATTAATCATAGTTCTTTAGTTTTAGGTCAATTGTTTAATAACAATGTAGGAAGAATTGCAGAAAACAGTGTAAAAGATGTAATTCTTTTATCATGTGATTATAAATCTGAAGAAGACCTTGTACACCATGTTACAGTTATGCAAGCCAAGAACAATAATTATATTAATAAACTTATCGAATTAAGTGAAGTTGAATTTTTAGCTGCAGAAATGGGTAAGCCATATTACGATCCTAATGTTGTTTTAGGAGGCTCTACAAACAGAACTATTAGAGATATTGATGATAACACTGTAATTTTTAGAACAGGAAGTTTTGCAACTTATGCCGGAAGTATTATTCCATTTAAAAGTGGAAAAGTGAGAGGTGTAATGACAAAATTTAGTTCAGACTTTCAATTTGTTGCACGTATTGCAAACGATATTAAACTTGACCAAGATGTTTTAGGTGAACCAATACCAGAAGAACCTGAAGAACCAGGAGAAAATTCTGTGTTGCTTTTCCCAGGCGGAGATTTTGAAAATTGGAGTGCTTTTACCGGATCTTTAAACTCTTTCGGTCTTCAAGCTTATGCCACACAAAGTGCAGGAACCGGAATAGAAAACAGTAACTCGCTTCGTATTAACACAACAGGTGCAGGAGGTAATGATTTTGTTTTTACAACATTAGCCTACAGTGGATTACCTGAAAATCCAACAAAAATTCGTTTTTGGATGAAAGGAACTTCTGGAACAAAATCTTTATCTTTAAATGTGTATAAAGAAACTAGCGGATATTTTGCATTTAATTTAGGTGAAGTATTAGCAACTAAAACGGTTGGTGTTGCAGCAAATAATCAATACGGTGGTGCTATTAACACTGGCGGTCAATGGGTTCAAATAACGCTTGATTTAACAACTATAGATGGTCCAATAAATTTAACCAATTTTTCTGCCAACTTATTTGCATTAAAAATCGGAAGCGGACAACCTTATGATTTAGTTTTTGATAATTTTACAATCGAATAAAAATTAAATATTTTACTATTTCAAGAAGCCTGATTAATTTCAGGCTTTTTTTATGTCTAAATGGTATTAAAATAAGTTAATTTTAATACTTGTTTTAAAAATATAAAATGAATTATTCTTAACTCTCCTCTTTTGTAAACCAGTTCACTATTCGCTAAATCAAGCAAAATATTATTCGTAATCATTATCAAACATTTAGCACTTGATATAATCACTTCAATTGATTTAGAAACAGTTAGAATTAATGTTGTATATCAAATAGTATTGACCTCGCATAAAGTTGATCATAAAAGCAATTTGATAAGCTAAAAAGCATTAATAAACGACTATAGACAATAAATAATACCCCCTTTTGCACTTGTATATGCAATTCTTATACAACGTTAATTTGCATTAAAACAACACCAATATTTGTAAATGAAATTAGTTGAATTGAGATATTAAGTAGGTATTAGAATTTATAATATCAAAAAATAAAATGGTTATTAAAATAGCATAAAAAAACCGGACTTAAAAATCCGGTTTTAATAAACTATTTACTTTAAAAGACAATCTTACTTCTTCACAATCAAGAACTCGCTTCGTCTATTCTCTGCGTGTTGTTCTTCGGTGCAAGCTTCTTTACAGTCTACTTTTGGTTCTGATTCGCCCATTCCTTTGCCTGAGATTTGATCTTTCGAGATGCCTTTTGACAAGATGTATTGAACGGTTGATTTTGCTCTTGCATCTGATAATCTCAAGTTGTAACTGTCGCTTCCTCTATTATCTGTGTGGGCTTTAACTAAGATAACCATGTTCTTGTTGTTTTGCAATACTTGAACCAGCTTGTCTAACTCAAAAGCTCCTTCTTGGGTGATGTTACTCTTATTGAACTCAAAGAAAATTGATTTTAATACTACTTCTTTATCCGTTACAATATCTTCAATTGGGTTCAACGAAGCTTCCACTTTTCTTGATTCGCCTTTGCTGGCTGCTACAGGGAAGGTGTTGCTCTCATAACCGTCTTTGGTGGCTTGAATCGTATAGGTTTTGTTACATTCTACATAATACGCCACCTCGCCATTGGCTCCTGTGGTTTCTGTTGCAATCACGTTTTTCTTTTCATCTACAATGGCTACTTTGGCATTGGCTAGTGCTTTACCTGTTTTAGCATCGCTAACAAGTGTAATTACTTCTACCCCACAAACCGGAGTGGCTAGGTAAATATTGTCTACACCAGAGCGGTTAGTGGATAAAAATCCGATGTTTTTCTCTGCATTTAATGAAAATGCAAAGTCGTCTTTCTCACTATTTACCGGTTTGCCTAAGTTGGTTGATTCGCCTTTGGTCATATCATACGCAAAGACATCTAATCCGCCAAAACCTTGTCTGCCGTTTGAAGCAAAATAAAGCGTTTTGTTGTCTTCAGTTACAAATGGGAAGTTCTCTTCGCCTTCTGTATTTACTTTTGAACCTAAGTTCTCTGGCTCACCATAAGAGCCATCTGCATTAACAGCTACTTTCCAAATATCTGTTCCGCCGATACTACCTGGTCTGTTTGAAGCAAAGTACAACGTTTTTCCGTCTTTACTCAAAGCAGGGTTTCCGGTTGAATAGGTATTGCTGTTAAATGGTAATTGCGTGATGTTTGACCATTTTCCGTTGGCCATCGTAGCTTTATACAAGTTTACTTGTCCTAATTTAGCATTGATGGATTTGTCTTTTTCAAAACCACCTTTTTCTTTAAAGCTTTCGCTTGAAAAGTAAATCGTGTTTCCGTCTGCACTAAGTGAAGATGGTCCGTCGTGCCATTTCGAATTCAAATCTGTTACCGTTTCTGCATTAGTGATGGTTCCATCTACGTTATAAGTAGCTTTGTAAATATCCAAAAATGGTTCTTCGTTCCAACCGTAGGTTTTTCTGGCTCCGTTTCTGGCACTGGTAAAGTAAAGGTTGTTTTGGTGCAATACCGCTCCAAAATCTGATTTATCACTGTTGATATCCAATGGCTTAATGTCAAACTTCTTTTGTTTGTCTAACAAGCTTGGAAGATAATTTGGGTTGGCTTTAAAATCCTTTGCTCTTTGATCGTTTGGTGCTTTTGAGGCAAAGGTTTGCATTTGTTTGTTGGCTTCTTCATACTTGCCTTGTGCTTTTAGCATTTGGGCATAGCGGTGGTATGTTTCAGCATCTTGTGGTGTTTCAACAGCTCTGGCATACCAGGTGGTGGCTTCGGAGGCGTTAAAGGTGTTAAAATAGCTGTCGGCCAATTGTTTGTAAACATATCCGTCAGCTTTACCTTTTTCGGTTAGCTTTAAGTATTCTTGTGCCGCATCAACGTATTCTAATCGCTTGAAAAGCTTATCGGCTTTTTGCGTGTCTTTATTCTGTGCACTAAGTGGTGTAAGGCTTAAACTTACAATACTTAGAATCGATATATATATTTTTTTCATCGTTTGAATTGCTTTTTAGGTTAGAAAAATCGTGGTGAACGGGATACTTTCTTCGGGAAGTTTACATCAAACAACAAGAAAAACTCGTGCGAAGAAGGGGTGGTAATATTTAAATCCGATACGATATGATCATACGCATATCCAATACGAAGATTTGGTGAAATGGCATAGTTAACCATGGCTCCAAAACTGTCTTCTAAACGATAAGTGGCTCCAATTTCAAACTTCTCGAAAAACAAAAAGTTGGTTGATACATCTAGTGAAGTTGGTGCATTAAAGGCTGACTTTAACATCGCAAAAGGCTTGAATTTTGTGTTTGGACTTAAATCAAACACGTATCCTGCTGTTAAAAAGTAGTGGGATACTTCTGAACCAAATTGTCTTTCTTCTCCGTTATCTCTTAAATCTAAGTGTTTTGATTTTAGCATGTTTGGCACCGAAAAAGCTACATAATATTTATCGGTATAATAAAATATACCTGAACCAATGTTTAAATAGGTGTTGCTCACGTTTTCACTAAATGCCGGATCGTTTGGATCTGGAACATTTCCGTTTCCAATTTGATCAAAAAGACCTACTTTATGAAAGGTAAGTCCTCCTTTTAATCCAAAAGCTAATTTGTGTTCGCCTCCTAAGTTAAGTGTATATGAGAAGTCGGCATACGCATTGTTCTCTTCTACGGGTCCAATTTTATCGGAAATCACACTCAATCCTAATCCAACGTTTCTTCCCACTGGCATGTGACCGGAAAAGGTGGCTGTGGTAGGAGAATCTTCAATATCTACCCATTGTTTTCTGTAAAGTAATCCAAAGGATAGGTTTTCTTTACTTCCTGCATAAGCAGGGTTAATTACGTTCATATTATACATGTACTGTGTATAATGTGGATCTTGCTGGGCTTTGGTTTCTAAGAAACTGATCGCGGCGATCAATGTTGCAAAATATATTTTTTTCATTTCTTTATAGGGTTTATTTTTTAAAACTCACCATTACTTTTCTTTAGTAATGGTGAGTTATGTATATCTACTAACGCTCTCTGTTGATATAAATCCAACCTGTTTTAGCTTCAATGTTATTGAATTCTATCACAAAGTAGTACGTTCCATCCGGTAATTCGTCGCCGCCGCTGCTTTGACCAACCCACTCATTGCTGTAGTTTCCTCTACTGTATACTTTTTTACCGTAACGGTTATAAATAGAGAGGGTTCGAACATCAAATGCTGTTAAATCAAAGAAATCATTCAGTCCATCACCGTTTGGTGAGATACCTTTTTGAATGCCGCAATTGTTGATTACTACTTCAAACGAAGTCTCATCATAACAACTACTTGGCGTTCCTTGTGAAACGTAAATCGTTTGACTTTCTTCAACAGCTTGTCCTGCAACTAACTGAGTTCCGGTTTGACCAGGTCCTGTATAGTAAACATTCCCTACTGCTATTTCCGGTAAGAAGTAACGACCACATTCTTCTACATCGCTTAGTTCATCTGCTTCTACCGAGATAAAAGTTACAGTAAAACTAGATTCTGACGAACAGCCTGCTAATGTGCCTGCTGCAAAGATATAAACTGTTTGAGGTGTATTGCTAACCGGAATTGTTCCTACTAGTAAGTCTCCAGTTCCGTTTGGTCCTGAGTAATAAACTCCATTGGTTAAGGACGGAAGCGGGAATGCTCCATCTGCTGCACAAACTGTTTGGTTAGCAAATTCATCCACTGCTGGTCGGGCTATTACTTCAACTATCATTTCTTGAGTTGTAGCACAAATTCCTTCGCTTGGTGTAAAGGTATAGGTTGTTGTCCCTGCTGTGGCTGTACTAAATGCCGGAGTCCATGTTCCTGCAATTCCGTTTTGTGATGTTTCAGGTAAGCTTGCAACTTCTCCTACACACAATGGCCCTACTTGTGCAAATGTTGGCACAACTCTATCGTTGATTGTGATTTGTACAATTACCTCCTCGGCACATTGTCCTGCATCAGGGGTAAAGGTGTATGGTGTTGTGCCTACTGCTGTTGTGTTTATCGCTAATGGATTCCATGTTCCGCTTACTCCATTTTCTGAAGCAGCTGGCAAAGCACTTGGCATTACATCTAAACAATACGTTGTTGTAAGTGTTTCAAATAATGGTGTTACAGGCGTGCTGATGGTAATCACAACCTCTGTCGTAACAGCACAATCAATACTCACATCTGGCGTAAAAATATACGTAGCTACTCCTAAAGCAGACGTATCAATTGCATCTGGAAACCATGTTCCAGATACTGAATTGTTCGATAACGGTAAAGCGTCCGCTATAGCTCCTTGACAATATGTAGTGGTGAAAGCATCAAACGTAGCGGCAACCGTGGCCGTAACTACAACTGATAAATCTACTGGTATAGCACATTCAAATTCTTCATTTGGTGTGA
Coding sequences within it:
- a CDS encoding DUF5689 domain-containing protein produces the protein MKSILKNIFYSFLLVGLTFGCANDDDYSTPISSCVDATNGLTANVTATELYALASSSATQYVSAEDAYLEAYITSSDGGGNFFKTISMESADGKGFSVAVDVYNTYTKGFEVGRKVFIKLNNLYFQINHSSLVLGQLFNNNVGRIAENSVKDVILLSCDYKSEEDLVHHVTVMQAKNNNYINKLIELSEVEFLAAEMGKPYYDPNVVLGGSTNRTIRDIDDNTVIFRTGSFATYAGSIIPFKSGKVRGVMTKFSSDFQFVARIANDIKLDQDVLGEPIPEEPEEPGENSVLLFPGGDFENWSAFTGSLNSFGLQAYATQSAGTGIENSNSLRINTTGAGGNDFVFTTLAYSGLPENPTKIRFWMKGTSGTKSLSLNVYKETSGYFAFNLGEVLATKTVGVAANNQYGGAINTGGQWVQITLDLTTIDGPINLTNFSANLFALKIGSGQPYDLVFDNFTIE
- a CDS encoding choice-of-anchor J domain-containing protein, whose amino-acid sequence is MKNLLKFTFVLISLITISCVSDDDFAIPEITVPVYVEDFQTATNNAPVSFEGWSTHVEAGSINWTEKTFSSNGTVRFSSFQSGEPSNIAWLISPKFEFDSNIGKRLIFESAHSFLSNPSNTFDVYISTNYDSNVTTATWTRITSNFRMPQSSDSNFTFVSSGNFDLSAIEGPFNIAFKAVGNTSTLTAGFEVDNFIIY
- a CDS encoding PorP/SprF family type IX secretion system membrane protein, with product MKKIYFATLIAAISFLETKAQQDPHYTQYMYNMNVINPAYAGSKENLSFGLLYRKQWVDIEDSPTTATFSGHMPVGRNVGLGLSVISDKIGPVEENNAYADFSYTLNLGGEHKLAFGLKGGLTFHKVGLFDQIGNGNVPDPNDPAFSENVSNTYLNIGSGIFYYTDKYYVAFSVPNMLKSKHLDLRDNGEERQFGSEVSHYFLTAGYVFDLSPNTKFKPFAMLKSAFNAPTSLDVSTNFLFFEKFEIGATYRLEDSFGAMVNYAISPNLRIGYAYDHIVSDLNITTPSSHEFFLLFDVNFPKKVSRSPRFF
- a CDS encoding OmpA family protein, which encodes MKKIYISILSIVSLSLTPLSAQNKDTQKADKLFKRLEYVDAAQEYLKLTEKGKADGYVYKQLADSYFNTFNASEATTWYARAVETPQDAETYHRYAQMLKAQGKYEEANKQMQTFASKAPNDQRAKDFKANPNYLPSLLDKQKKFDIKPLDINSDKSDFGAVLHQNNLYFTSARNGARKTYGWNEEPFLDIYKATYNVDGTITNAETVTDLNSKWHDGPSSLSADGNTIYFSSESFKEKGGFEKDKSINAKLGQVNLYKATMANGKWSNITQLPFNSNTYSTGNPALSKDGKTLYFASNRPGSIGGTDIWKVAVNADGSYGEPENLGSKVNTEGEENFPFVTEDNKTLYFASNGRQGFGGLDVFAYDMTKGESTNLGKPVNSEKDDFAFSLNAEKNIGFLSTNRSGVDNIYLATPVCGVEVITLVSDAKTGKALANAKVAIVDEKKNVIATETTGANGEVAYYVECNKTYTIQATKDGYESNTFPVAASKGESRKVEASLNPIEDIVTDKEVVLKSIFFEFNKSNITQEGAFELDKLVQVLQNNKNMVILVKAHTDNRGSDSYNLRLSDARAKSTVQYILSKGISKDQISGKGMGESEPKVDCKEACTEEQHAENRRSEFLIVKK